The Mucilaginibacter rubeus genomic interval TGGCTTTTTCCAGATAGGTGGTGGTATAGCGGGCGACTTCCCGATTTGTGTTGTACCTATGCTTTACCAGGATATGGAGATGCATGATGTTCCTTTCTGGAGCTACTTCTGCCAAATCTCTGATTCAACCACATCATATGGTTCGTATTCAGGCGCTGTACCTAACGAAAAAATAACCTGGGGCAAGCTTGACATCCATACCCCTAAGTTTATAGTAGAGAGCGACGCAACCATTGTTGCACCACTTATTTTTGCCTGGTTACTAAAACAATAGATAAAATTTTATAATTAAAGTTGGATTGTAATTAGTCCAAAAAAATGTCAAATGACATTAATATGCATTTAGCAGCGTTTAAACGCGGTTTTTTGTCTATTTAGAACGATTATAAATTATAGGTTGGTGTCATTTATGTGTCACCGATAGTGTATAAAATTATACTTTTGTGCCTGTAATTATCCGATGAAACATACATCTTACAACAGTTTCCATCATTAATATAAAAATTATTTAGCATAAATACACTGTATGAGAAGTTTCTCATTGATTCTTAAACAATTCTCAAGGTCGGTTTTACTGATTGCCGGGTTTGCTTTTTGGAGTTTATCTAATGCGTACGCGCAGACTGACGCTGCTAAAGGCGAGGCCATTTTCAAGTCAAAATGTACTACCTGTCACAAAATCGAAAGCCGCTTAATTGGTCCGGCATTAGGCCCGCAACTTACTGAAGAAACTGATGATAAATATCTTATCCAGTGGATCCAGAACAACCAGGCATTAATTGCTGCTAAAAACCCTAAGGCACTCAAAATTTACAATGAGTACAACCAGTCGGGCATGACCGTATTCGCTGACCTTAGCGATGCCGATGTTGGTAACATCATTACCTACGTTCGTAACACATGGAAAGAAGATCAGGCTAAGCCAGCTGCCGGTGCTGCTGCTCCTGGCGCCAAAGTTGAAAGCGGACCAAGTGATATGGTTGTTTTCGGTTTGATCGGTATCATCGTTATCGCGTTCATCGTTATCCTGGTATTAAACAGGGTAGTTGGTTCATTGGAGCGTATCCTGCTTAAAAACAAAGACCTTGTTATCGAGGACGAAGTTACTGCAGATGGCGCTGTTGCGGTTGATGCTAAAAAAGAGTTCATCGCCAAGATCCTTAAAAACAAAAAACTGGTATTCTTTATATTGGTTGCAGGTACTGTTGCTATGTGCAGCTGGGGTTGGGTTTCTTTATGGAACACCAACGTACATCAGGGCTACCAGCCGGTACAACCAATTAAATACTCACACGAGTTACACGCCGGTATCATGAAAATTGATTGCCAGTACTGTCACTCAGGTGCATACAAGTCAAAAAATGCTTCTATCCCATCATTGAACGTATGTATGAACTGCCACAAAGTTGTTAAAACTGAGTCGGAAGAGATACACAAGATCTATGACGCTTTGGGTTACGATCCAAAAACACAGAAGTATGACAGCACCCAGGCTAAACCAATCCAGTGGGTACGTATCCACAACCTGCCTGACTTAGCTTACTTTAACCACTCTCAACACGTAAAAGTTGGCGGTATTAAATGTCAGCAGTGCCACGGTCCGGTACAGGAAATGAAAGAGGTTTACCAATACTCTCCGCTTACCATGAAATGGTGTATCCAGTGCCACAAACGTACCGAAGTTAACGGTAAAGGCAATGCTTACTATGACAGCATCCTGGCTGCACACGATAAGATCAAGAAAGGTGAGAAAGTTACAGCCGCCGTATTGGGTGGTATCGAGTGCGGTAAGTGTCACTATTAATAAAAAGAATTTTAGCATTACAGTTTATACAGCTTAAATGGACAGCAATAAAAAATACTGGAAAGGTTTAGAAGAACTAAACAGAACACCAGAATTTGTTGAGAAAAATAAGAACGAATTTGCAGAGCCAATTCCTATCGAGGAAGTGCTTAGCGGATCTGGTTTGTCATCTAAAACTCCACGTCGCGACTTTTTAAAGGCGCTTGGCTTTGGTGTTGGTGCAGTTACATTGGCGGCTTGTCAAAAAGTACCTGTGCATAAATCAATTCCATACCTGATTAAGCCTGAAGAGGTTACCCCGGGTGTGGCTAACTATTATACTTCAAGCTACGAAGGTCAGGCTATCCTGGTTAAAACCCGCGAAGGTCGTCCTATCAAAGTTGAAGGTAACCCTAACGATTTATTTTCAAAAGGTGGTTTAAGTGCACAGGCCCAGGCTTCTGTACTTGACCTTTATGATGTAAACCGTTTGCAAGGCCCTCGTATTAAAGGCGTTGAGGCCGGCTGGGAAGAAACAGACGCTTACATTAAGAAAGAGCTTGCCGCGGTTGCCGCTTCAGGTAAAGGTATCCGTTTGGTTACTTCAACTGTGTACAGCCCTTCAACTTTAGCGGTTATTGCTGAGTTTGTAGCTAAATACCCTACTACTAAACATATCAATTACGATACGGTATCATATACAGGTATCATCCAGGCCAATCAAAACAGTTTTGGTAAAGCAGTATTGCCGCACTACAACTTTGATAAGGCCGATGTAATTGTAAGCTTTGGTGCTGATTTCTTAGGTACCTGGATCTCTGGCGAAGAATTTACACGTCAGTACGTATCTAACCGTAACAGCAAATCACTTGCTAACAAAAAAATGTCCCGCCACATTCAGTTTGAAACTGGTATGAGCATGACCGGTACTAACGCCGATGCCCGTATCACTACCAAACCATCTGAAATTGGTGTTGCATTGATCAACTTATACAATGCTATTGCGGGTACTACTTTGCCAGGTTCAAAAGCAACCGGCAGCAAAAAAGTTGATACCGCTATTATGTTAGCTGCTAAAGAATTAGTTGCTGCAAAAGGTAAAGCCTTAGTAGTTTCCGGTTCAAATGATGTTGCTACACAAGTATTGGTAAATGCCATCAACTCTTTATTAGGTAGCTACGGTACTACTATTGATCTTGATAACCCATCAAAACAATACGCTGGTAACGATGCTGCATTTGTTGAGTTTGTAAACGAAGTAAAACGTGGTGATGTTGGCGCGGTATTATTCCTGAATGCTAACCCTGCTTACGATTACTACAAAGCCGACGAATTCAAAGCTGCTCTTAAAAACGTTCGTTTATCGGTATCATTTGCCGATCATGCCGACGAAACAGCTTTATTGGCTACTGTTAACGCGCCAAACCACCATTACCTTGAGTCATGGGGTGATGCTAACGCTGTTGAAGGTTACTATACTGTAATTCAGCCGGCTATTAACCCGGTTTACAACACCCGTCAGGCAGAGCATAGCTTACTGGCCTGGATGGAAAATCCTATAAAAGATTACTACACCTACGTTCGCAAAACCTGGGATTCAGGCTTGTTAGCAAAAGGCGGCCTGTCTGGTCAAAAAGGCTGGGAAGCTTTATTACAAGCAGGTATGGTTGTAGCTACTCCTGCAGCAGCAGGTGCTTACAACTTTAGCCTTGATCTTGCCGGTGTAACTCAAAAAATATTAACTCAAAGCAAAGCAGTTGCTGCTGACGGCGACAAATTTGAGTTACAGCTTTATGTAAGCCAGGCTATCGGCGACGGTAAACGCGGTAACAACCCTTGGTTACAGGAGCTTCCTGACCCGGTTTCAAAAGTTACCTGGGATAACTTCGCTGCCATGTCAATTTCTGATATGAAGAAATTGAAACTGGAGGAAGGTGATGTGATCAAAATTGATGCTAACGGTTATTCAGTTGAGTTACCGGTATTGGCTCAACCAGGTCAAACTCAGGGTACTTTATCAGTAGCTGTAGGTTACGGCCGTACAAATGCTGGTCCGGTTGGTAACAACGTTGGTAAAAACGCTTTCCCATTCTTTAGCTTAAGCAATGGTACTTTCCAAACTGCTGCGGTAGCTACTTTCAAATCGGCTGGTTACAAATCGCCGCTTGCTCAAACACAAACCCACCACTCATACGAGGGCAGGAGCGTGATCCGCGAGGCTACTTTTGTTGAATACAAAAAGAACCCTGCAGCAGGTAGCGGTAACGAACATGGCCGTAAAGATTACAATGCCGAATCACTTTGGGATAACCATGATCGCCCTGTTTATGACTGGGTAATGGCTATCGACCTTAACGCTTGTACCGGTTGCGGTGCCTGTGTGGTTGCATGTTCTGCAGAAAATAACATCCCGGTTGTAGGTAAAGATGAGGTTTCACGTCGTCGTGAAATGCACTGGATCCGTATCGACCGCTACTATAGCTACAATGACCATGGTAACAGCGAAGAAGCGGTTACTAAAGAAAAGGAAATTGATAAGCTTGATAACTTTGACAATGTATCGGTTGTTCACCAGCCAATGCTTTGCCAGCACTGTGATCACGCGCCTTGTGAAACTGTGTGCCCGGTATTAGCTACCGTTCACTCATCAGAAGGTTTAAACCACATGGCTTACAACCGTTGCGTAGGTACACGTTATTGCGCTAACAACTGTCCGTTCAAAGTACGTCGCTTTAACTGGTTCAACTACTGGAACGATGCACGTTTTGATAACTACCTGCAAGGTGAGCATACACAATTAGTACTTAACCCAGACGTGGTTACACGTTTCCGTGGTGTTATGGAAAAATGTTCAATGTGTATCCAACGTATCCAGGCTGGTAAACTGAAAGCTAAA includes:
- a CDS encoding cytochrome c3 family protein; this encodes MRSFSLILKQFSRSVLLIAGFAFWSLSNAYAQTDAAKGEAIFKSKCTTCHKIESRLIGPALGPQLTEETDDKYLIQWIQNNQALIAAKNPKALKIYNEYNQSGMTVFADLSDADVGNIITYVRNTWKEDQAKPAAGAAAPGAKVESGPSDMVVFGLIGIIVIAFIVILVLNRVVGSLERILLKNKDLVIEDEVTADGAVAVDAKKEFIAKILKNKKLVFFILVAGTVAMCSWGWVSLWNTNVHQGYQPVQPIKYSHELHAGIMKIDCQYCHSGAYKSKNASIPSLNVCMNCHKVVKTESEEIHKIYDALGYDPKTQKYDSTQAKPIQWVRIHNLPDLAYFNHSQHVKVGGIKCQQCHGPVQEMKEVYQYSPLTMKWCIQCHKRTEVNGKGNAYYDSILAAHDKIKKGEKVTAAVLGGIECGKCHY
- a CDS encoding TAT-variant-translocated molybdopterin oxidoreductase, whose product is MDSNKKYWKGLEELNRTPEFVEKNKNEFAEPIPIEEVLSGSGLSSKTPRRDFLKALGFGVGAVTLAACQKVPVHKSIPYLIKPEEVTPGVANYYTSSYEGQAILVKTREGRPIKVEGNPNDLFSKGGLSAQAQASVLDLYDVNRLQGPRIKGVEAGWEETDAYIKKELAAVAASGKGIRLVTSTVYSPSTLAVIAEFVAKYPTTKHINYDTVSYTGIIQANQNSFGKAVLPHYNFDKADVIVSFGADFLGTWISGEEFTRQYVSNRNSKSLANKKMSRHIQFETGMSMTGTNADARITTKPSEIGVALINLYNAIAGTTLPGSKATGSKKVDTAIMLAAKELVAAKGKALVVSGSNDVATQVLVNAINSLLGSYGTTIDLDNPSKQYAGNDAAFVEFVNEVKRGDVGAVLFLNANPAYDYYKADEFKAALKNVRLSVSFADHADETALLATVNAPNHHYLESWGDANAVEGYYTVIQPAINPVYNTRQAEHSLLAWMENPIKDYYTYVRKTWDSGLLAKGGLSGQKGWEALLQAGMVVATPAAAGAYNFSLDLAGVTQKILTQSKAVAADGDKFELQLYVSQAIGDGKRGNNPWLQELPDPVSKVTWDNFAAMSISDMKKLKLEEGDVIKIDANGYSVELPVLAQPGQTQGTLSVAVGYGRTNAGPVGNNVGKNAFPFFSLSNGTFQTAAVATFKSAGYKSPLAQTQTHHSYEGRSVIREATFVEYKKNPAAGSGNEHGRKDYNAESLWDNHDRPVYDWVMAIDLNACTGCGACVVACSAENNIPVVGKDEVSRRREMHWIRIDRYYSYNDHGNSEEAVTKEKEIDKLDNFDNVSVVHQPMLCQHCDHAPCETVCPVLATVHSSEGLNHMAYNRCVGTRYCANNCPFKVRRFNWFNYWNDARFDNYLQGEHTQLVLNPDVVTRFRGVMEKCSMCIQRIQAGKLKAKIEKRPLKDGEIKMACQQTCSANAIVFGNRNDPNSEVSKALASERTYYVLEELNVQPGIGYQTKVRNIIETEAQA